A genomic region of Caulobacter sp. NIBR2454 contains the following coding sequences:
- the otsB gene encoding trehalose-phosphatase — translation MNNNHPTPLDLSRTALFLDLDGTLAHFEPKPTDVGPNLYRNDLLRRLSERLDGRLAVVSGRAMADLDRILEDCTPCLAGTHGLEIRHGDETHLAEPHPALSDAIEAFEAFARTQSGLLVEPKALGVALHYRLAPETRDACVDLAERVSAAYGLTLQDGHLVVELRTPGATKGDAVSAFMARNPFLGATPVFVGDDLTDEDGFREAVEQGGYGVLVGEERPTRATFRLSGPDTVLRWLESSLGEQRGAAA, via the coding sequence TTGAATAACAACCATCCCACGCCCCTCGACTTGTCGAGGACGGCGCTTTTTCTCGATCTGGACGGCACGCTCGCCCATTTCGAACCGAAGCCGACTGACGTCGGGCCCAATCTCTATCGCAACGACCTGCTTCGCCGCCTCAGTGAGCGGCTTGATGGCAGATTGGCGGTGGTGAGCGGTCGCGCCATGGCCGATCTCGACCGCATCCTTGAAGATTGCACGCCGTGCCTGGCCGGCACCCATGGCCTGGAGATTCGCCATGGGGACGAAACCCATCTGGCCGAGCCTCATCCTGCCCTTTCGGACGCCATCGAAGCGTTCGAGGCGTTCGCGCGAACCCAGAGCGGCCTGCTTGTCGAACCCAAGGCTCTTGGCGTCGCCCTGCATTATCGCCTGGCGCCGGAGACGCGCGACGCCTGCGTGGATCTCGCCGAACGCGTGAGCGCGGCCTATGGCCTGACGCTGCAGGACGGCCATTTAGTGGTCGAGCTGCGCACCCCCGGCGCCACCAAGGGCGACGCCGTTTCGGCCTTTATGGCCCGCAACCCCTTTTTGGGCGCGACGCCGGTCTTTGTCGGCGACGACCTGACCGACGAAGACGGCTTCCGCGAAGCCGTCGAGCAAGGGGGCTATGGCGTCCTGGTGGGCGAGGAACGCCCTACCCGCGCCACCTTCCGCCTTTCCGGGCCGGACACAGTGCTCCGCTGGCTTGAGAGCAGCCTGGGGGAACAGCGGGGAGCCGCCGCATGA
- a CDS encoding DEAD/DEAH box helicase, whose protein sequence is MTEFSDLGLSPTTLQAVADTGYTTATPIQAQAIPIALAGGDILGIAQTGTGKTAAFTLPLIDRLSAGRAKARMPRALVIAPTRELADQVAASFEKYAKGTKLSWALLIGGVSFGDQEKKLDRGVDVLIATPGRLLDHFERGKLLMTGVQIMVVDEADRMLDMGFIPDIERIFKMTPPKKQTLFFSATMPPEITRLTKQFLNDPTRIEVTRPASTNENIAQFIARIPLSDSKAKRMALRELIQRSEVKNGIVFCNRKTEVDIVAKSLKVHGLDAAPIHGDLDQSQRMKTLADFRAGNLKLLVASDVAARGLDIPEVSHVFNYDVPHHADDYVHRIGRTGRAGRTGEAFMIVTPADDKGLDKVLKLIGKTPAEAVIDLDWSEAKDERRTTEKSGRGRERGGRERGGSDRSRGRSRSAEPQAATTPVEVVAATEVVETVAEAAPKPRRERSRNRPERVAAPEQVEAAERPERSERPERSERSERRPRAENQREARPQADPEGLRSSRGGVKAPRAPRDDDDRRVVGFGNDVPAFLMRAPPRVTVDADAED, encoded by the coding sequence ATGACTGAATTTTCCGACCTGGGGCTGAGCCCCACGACCCTGCAAGCGGTCGCCGACACCGGCTATACCACCGCGACCCCCATTCAAGCCCAGGCGATCCCCATCGCCCTCGCCGGCGGCGACATCCTCGGCATCGCCCAGACGGGCACCGGCAAGACCGCCGCCTTCACACTTCCCCTGATCGATCGGCTGTCGGCCGGCCGGGCCAAGGCCCGCATGCCGCGCGCCCTGGTCATCGCCCCGACCCGCGAACTGGCCGATCAGGTGGCCGCCAGCTTCGAAAAGTACGCCAAGGGCACCAAGCTGTCCTGGGCCCTGCTGATCGGCGGCGTCTCCTTCGGCGACCAGGAAAAGAAGCTGGACCGCGGCGTCGACGTGCTGATCGCCACCCCCGGCCGCCTGCTCGACCATTTCGAACGCGGCAAGCTGCTGATGACCGGCGTGCAGATCATGGTCGTCGACGAAGCCGACCGCATGCTGGACATGGGCTTCATCCCGGACATCGAGCGCATCTTCAAGATGACGCCGCCCAAGAAGCAGACCCTGTTCTTTTCGGCGACCATGCCGCCGGAAATCACCCGCCTGACCAAGCAGTTCCTCAATGATCCGACCCGGATCGAGGTGACCCGCCCGGCCAGCACCAACGAGAACATCGCCCAGTTCATCGCCCGCATCCCGCTGTCGGACTCCAAGGCCAAGCGCATGGCGCTGCGGGAGTTGATCCAGCGTTCCGAGGTGAAGAACGGCATCGTGTTCTGCAACCGCAAGACCGAAGTCGATATCGTCGCCAAGTCGCTGAAGGTTCACGGCCTCGACGCCGCGCCGATCCACGGCGATCTGGACCAGTCGCAGCGCATGAAGACTCTGGCCGACTTCCGCGCCGGCAATCTGAAGCTGCTGGTGGCGTCCGACGTCGCCGCGCGCGGCCTGGACATCCCCGAGGTCAGCCACGTCTTCAATTACGACGTGCCGCACCACGCCGACGACTATGTCCACCGCATCGGCCGTACGGGCCGCGCCGGCCGCACCGGCGAAGCGTTCATGATCGTCACCCCGGCCGACGACAAGGGCCTGGACAAGGTTCTCAAGCTGATCGGCAAGACCCCGGCCGAAGCTGTGATCGACCTGGATTGGTCAGAAGCCAAGGACGAGCGCCGCACGACCGAAAAGTCGGGCCGTGGCCGTGAACGTGGCGGGCGCGAGCGTGGCGGCTCCGACCGCAGCCGTGGCCGCAGCCGGTCGGCCGAGCCGCAAGCAGCCACCACGCCGGTGGAAGTCGTAGCCGCGACCGAAGTCGTCGAGACTGTCGCTGAAGCCGCACCCAAGCCCCGCCGCGAGCGCAGCCGCAATCGTCCTGAGCGCGTCGCCGCGCCGGAACAGGTCGAGGCCGCTGAACGTCCTGAGCGCAGCGAGCGCCCAGAGCGCAGTGAGCGCTCGGAACGTCGTCCCCGCGCCGAGAACCAACGCGAAGCCCGCCCCCAGGCCGATCCGGAAGGTCTGCGTTCCAGCCGTGGCGGCGTCAAAGCGCCCCGCGCGCCCCGGGATGACGACGACCGTCGCGTGGTCGGCTTTGGCAACGACGTGCCAGCATTCCTGATGCGCGCCCCGCCGCGCGTGACGGTGGACGCCGACGCCGAAGACTAG
- a CDS encoding enoyl-CoA hydratase/isomerase: MAEHTKVKFEIVDTVAVITLSDPATLNAASMEMAQQLSAALDRAAGSARAILLTGEGRGFCSGANLSGGGTAGRPIDDDGKPDVGASLEKVYNPLVTQMRDLPIPIVTAVNGAAAGIGCSFALLGDIVVAAQSAYFLQAFRRIGLVPDGGSTYLLPRLIGKARAMEMALLGEKIHAPTALEWGLINRCVPDADLLPTAMAIAKELANGPAALGYIRQLMWDSLDADWAGQLEAERKTQKAAGKTDDFLEGVAAFLSKRLAVFKGR, from the coding sequence ATGGCCGAGCACACCAAGGTCAAGTTCGAGATCGTGGACACGGTGGCGGTGATCACCTTGTCCGATCCCGCGACGCTCAACGCCGCCAGTATGGAGATGGCCCAGCAACTGTCGGCCGCGCTTGACCGGGCCGCCGGCTCGGCTCGGGCCATATTGCTGACAGGCGAGGGGCGGGGTTTCTGCTCTGGCGCCAATCTTTCCGGCGGTGGGACCGCCGGCCGTCCTATCGACGATGACGGCAAGCCGGACGTCGGGGCCTCGCTTGAGAAGGTCTACAATCCCCTGGTCACCCAGATGCGCGACCTGCCCATCCCCATCGTCACGGCGGTGAATGGCGCGGCGGCGGGGATCGGCTGCTCCTTCGCCTTGCTTGGCGACATCGTGGTGGCGGCTCAGAGCGCCTATTTCCTGCAGGCTTTCCGTCGCATCGGCCTGGTTCCCGACGGGGGCTCGACCTATCTGCTGCCGCGCCTGATCGGCAAGGCGCGAGCCATGGAGATGGCCCTGCTGGGCGAGAAGATTCACGCGCCCACGGCCCTGGAATGGGGCCTGATCAACCGCTGCGTCCCGGACGCGGACCTGTTGCCGACAGCCATGGCTATCGCCAAGGAGCTGGCCAATGGACCCGCCGCCCTGGGTTATATCCGTCAGCTGATGTGGGACAGTCTGGACGCCGACTGGGCCGGACAGCTCGAAGCCGAGCGCAAAACGCAAAAAGCCGCCGGCAAGACCGACGACTTTCTGGAGGGCGTGGCCGCGTTCCTGTCGAAGCGGCTCGCCGTATTCAAAGGGCGCTAG
- a CDS encoding aminotransferase class V-fold PLP-dependent enzyme encodes MAFDAEAVRSEFPILSRQVNGKPLVYLDSAASAQKPRAVIDAMTRAMEHSYANVHRGLHTLANETTDAYEAARASVARFINAESVDNIVFTKGGTEAINLVASGLGATIQPGDEIIISQAEHHANIVPWHFLRERQGAVLRWIPVLDDGTLDMDAFKGLLNARTKVVAVGHMSNVTGVINPVEEIVRLAREAGAVTVVDGCQGVVHLPVDVQAIGADFYAFSAHKLYGPTGIGALHGRTEALAGLRPYQGGGEMIGIVSMDKITYAEPPHRFEAGTPPIIEAIGFGAAVEWMSQFDRAEIAAYERSLYDHAVERLSGHNWLRIIGDAPDKGAILAFTVEGAHAHDIAQVLDRYGVAVRAGTHCAEPLMARFGVTSSARASFALYNTKADADAFADALVKARSFFS; translated from the coding sequence ATGGCATTCGACGCCGAAGCTGTCCGCTCTGAATTCCCGATCCTGTCGCGGCAGGTCAACGGCAAGCCGCTGGTCTATCTGGACAGCGCCGCCAGCGCCCAGAAGCCGCGGGCGGTGATCGACGCGATGACCCGGGCGATGGAGCATTCCTACGCCAACGTTCACCGCGGCCTGCACACCCTGGCCAACGAGACGACCGACGCCTACGAGGCGGCGCGGGCCAGCGTCGCGCGCTTCATCAACGCCGAGAGCGTGGACAACATCGTCTTCACCAAGGGCGGGACCGAGGCGATCAACCTTGTGGCTTCGGGCCTTGGCGCGACGATCCAGCCCGGCGACGAGATCATCATCTCGCAGGCCGAACACCACGCCAACATCGTGCCGTGGCACTTCCTGCGCGAGCGGCAAGGCGCCGTCCTGCGCTGGATACCGGTGCTGGACGATGGCACGCTGGATATGGACGCCTTCAAGGGTCTGCTGAACGCACGGACCAAGGTCGTCGCCGTCGGCCACATGTCCAACGTCACCGGCGTGATCAATCCGGTCGAGGAGATCGTCCGCCTGGCGCGTGAGGCCGGCGCCGTCACCGTCGTCGACGGCTGTCAGGGCGTGGTTCACCTGCCGGTGGACGTTCAGGCGATCGGCGCTGACTTCTACGCCTTCTCGGCCCACAAGCTTTATGGCCCCACCGGCATCGGCGCCCTTCACGGACGCACCGAGGCGCTGGCGGGGCTGCGGCCCTATCAAGGCGGCGGCGAGATGATCGGCATCGTGTCGATGGACAAGATCACCTATGCCGAGCCGCCACATCGGTTCGAGGCCGGCACCCCGCCGATCATCGAGGCCATCGGCTTCGGCGCGGCTGTCGAATGGATGAGCCAGTTCGACCGGGCCGAGATCGCCGCCTATGAACGCAGCCTCTACGACCACGCGGTCGAGCGGCTGTCTGGCCATAACTGGCTGCGGATCATCGGCGACGCGCCAGACAAGGGCGCGATTCTGGCCTTCACTGTCGAGGGCGCCCACGCCCACGACATCGCTCAGGTGCTGGATCGCTACGGCGTCGCCGTGCGCGCCGGGACCCATTGCGCAGAGCCGTTGATGGCCCGGTTCGGGGTCACATCGAGCGCTCGCGCATCCTTCGCCCTATATAACACCAAGGCCGACGCCGACGCTTTCGCCGACGCGCTGGTCAAGGCCCGCAGTTTCTTCAGTTAG
- a CDS encoding glycosyltransferase family 9 protein, with protein MAWAARVKSILVYSMGEVIGDGLIKLPFIAGLRASYPDARITWAAAKGETVYAGPLKAVVAGYIDEILTQGPTGEAAGDILPWVKPFGGRRFDLVIDTQENLRRSLVARRAGRRYVGKPSKGWPEAVTERLAVLLARATDGQGTPRPLVLTNPDALAAAQILLPFGPDYVGFAPGAGGQEKRWPLERYLSLAIQTQQAGRTPVFFFGPDEATEAKAARLAVPDALFPEADRKDVLTHVKGPLLVIALASRLSAAVANDAGPGHMLAAGGAPLLSLQKDRRKAVKFRPAARALEVLIAEDYGQDMAALPLEVAAAALNRLLEQRS; from the coding sequence ATGGCCTGGGCCGCGCGCGTGAAATCCATCCTCGTCTATTCCATGGGCGAGGTGATCGGCGACGGGCTGATCAAGCTGCCTTTTATCGCGGGCCTGCGCGCGTCCTATCCCGACGCCCGCATCACCTGGGCCGCCGCCAAGGGCGAGACGGTCTATGCCGGGCCGCTGAAGGCGGTTGTGGCCGGCTATATCGACGAAATCCTGACCCAGGGGCCGACCGGCGAAGCGGCGGGCGATATCCTGCCCTGGGTGAAGCCATTCGGCGGCCGTAGGTTCGATCTGGTCATCGACACCCAGGAGAACCTGCGCCGCAGCCTCGTGGCCCGGCGCGCGGGGCGTCGCTATGTGGGTAAGCCGTCGAAGGGCTGGCCCGAGGCCGTGACCGAGCGCCTTGCCGTCCTGCTGGCCCGCGCCACCGACGGGCAGGGGACGCCGCGCCCGCTGGTTCTGACAAATCCCGACGCCTTGGCCGCCGCCCAGATCCTGCTGCCCTTCGGTCCAGACTATGTGGGCTTCGCGCCCGGCGCGGGCGGGCAGGAGAAGCGCTGGCCGCTGGAGCGCTATCTGTCCCTCGCCATCCAGACCCAGCAGGCGGGCCGAACGCCCGTATTCTTCTTCGGGCCGGACGAGGCGACCGAAGCCAAGGCCGCGCGTCTGGCCGTGCCCGACGCCCTGTTCCCGGAGGCCGACCGCAAGGACGTGCTGACCCATGTGAAGGGGCCGCTGCTGGTCATCGCGCTCGCCTCACGTCTGTCCGCCGCCGTGGCCAACGACGCCGGGCCGGGCCACATGCTGGCGGCCGGCGGCGCGCCGCTGCTCAGCCTGCAGAAGGATCGGCGCAAGGCCGTGAAGTTCCGTCCCGCGGCGCGCGCGCTTGAAGTTCTGATCGCCGAGGACTACGGGCAGGACATGGCCGCCCTGCCGCTCGAGGTCGCGGCGGCCGCCCTGAACCGGCTTCTGGAGCAACGCAGCTGA
- a CDS encoding HesB/IscA family protein: MEVAARPRRPRPKVVTLSDRAAARVQEIMAKAEKPYAGLRVGVKNGGCAGQEYIFEYAEDRAPLDEVVEDKGVTILIDPKAVLFLVGTEIDYETTKLSSKFVFHNPNETDACGCGESVTIIPQSVEERA; the protein is encoded by the coding sequence ATGGAAGTCGCAGCACGCCCCCGCCGTCCCCGTCCCAAGGTCGTCACCCTCAGCGACCGCGCCGCCGCGCGCGTCCAGGAGATCATGGCCAAGGCCGAGAAGCCTTATGCGGGCCTGCGGGTCGGCGTGAAGAACGGCGGCTGCGCCGGCCAGGAATACATCTTCGAATATGCCGAGGACCGCGCCCCTTTGGACGAGGTGGTCGAGGACAAGGGCGTCACCATCCTGATCGACCCCAAGGCCGTGCTGTTCCTGGTGGGCACCGAGATTGATTACGAGACCACCAAGCTGTCGTCCAAGTTCGTGTTCCATAACCCGAACGAGACGGACGCCTGCGGCTGCGGCGAGAGCGTCACCATCATTCCGCAGTCGGTCGAAGAGCGGGCATGA
- a CDS encoding GFA family protein: protein MSAPYFGSCHCGAVKFRVDAEPDELTTCDCSICVKKNALMTKVHESALTILEGEDKLSLYQWNTRRAQHRFCSVCGIYTFHRKRSAPDHYGINIFCLDDFDHTALPVRTAEGEGMTVEAPDARPEWPGPRA from the coding sequence ATGAGCGCGCCGTACTTCGGCTCCTGCCATTGCGGGGCCGTGAAGTTCCGCGTGGACGCCGAGCCGGACGAGTTAACCACTTGCGATTGCTCGATCTGCGTCAAGAAGAACGCCCTGATGACCAAGGTGCATGAAAGCGCTCTGACCATCCTGGAGGGCGAGGACAAGCTGTCCCTGTATCAATGGAATACCCGCCGGGCGCAGCACCGCTTCTGCTCGGTCTGCGGCATCTACACCTTCCATCGCAAACGTTCGGCGCCGGACCACTACGGGATAAACATCTTCTGCCTGGACGACTTCGATCACACCGCCTTGCCGGTTCGCACCGCCGAGGGTGAAGGTATGACAGTCGAGGCTCCAGACGCCCGCCCCGAATGGCCTGGGCCGCGCGCGTGA
- a CDS encoding alpha,alpha-trehalose-phosphate synthase (UDP-forming), giving the protein MSRLIVVSNRVQFSSEVGAASTGGLAMAIGASLREHQGVWFGWSGETTERYTGHLQLDRIDGVTVAKVDLEPQDVEEYYNGYANKTLWPLFHDRIDLTAYERPFGEGYGRVNARFAEALLPLIQPDDIIWVHDYHLIPLGRELRRLGVKNRIGFFLHIPWPARQLLTTLPKHQELVASLFDYDLVGTHAAAWQAALAGYIINEAEGEVMPNGDAFAFGKHTRLGVFPIGIDVADFEAAASSDAAAESFERMRESLAGRQMIVGVDRLDYSKGLEERFLAYERYLADTPEAREKVFLLQIATLSRDAVEAYQDLRNRLDAVSGRVNGQFATFDWVPLRYVNSPYRRDELVGIYRAARVGLVTPLRDGMNLVAKEYVAAQDPEDPGVLILSRFAGAAAQMKDALIVNPFSREDVADAIRRGLAMPREERIKRWKSLMEGVRRDDVIAWRESFVEALSGVEPKGRMAPAA; this is encoded by the coding sequence ATGAGCCGCCTGATCGTCGTCTCCAACCGCGTCCAGTTCTCCAGCGAGGTCGGCGCCGCCTCTACCGGTGGCCTGGCCATGGCCATCGGGGCCTCCCTGCGCGAACACCAGGGCGTGTGGTTCGGCTGGAGCGGTGAAACCACCGAGCGCTACACCGGCCACCTCCAGCTTGACCGCATCGACGGGGTCACCGTCGCCAAGGTCGATCTCGAGCCCCAGGACGTAGAGGAATATTACAACGGTTACGCCAACAAGACGCTGTGGCCGCTGTTCCATGACCGCATCGACCTGACGGCCTATGAGCGGCCCTTTGGCGAAGGCTATGGCCGCGTCAACGCCCGCTTCGCCGAGGCCCTGCTCCCGCTGATCCAGCCCGACGACATCATCTGGGTCCATGACTATCATCTGATCCCCCTGGGACGGGAGTTGCGGCGGCTGGGAGTGAAGAACCGTATCGGCTTCTTCCTCCATATCCCCTGGCCGGCTCGGCAGTTGCTGACCACCCTGCCCAAGCATCAGGAGCTGGTGGCGTCGCTGTTCGACTACGACCTCGTCGGCACCCACGCCGCCGCGTGGCAGGCGGCCCTGGCCGGCTACATCATCAATGAGGCTGAAGGCGAGGTGATGCCCAATGGCGACGCCTTCGCCTTCGGCAAGCACACGCGATTGGGCGTCTTCCCCATCGGCATCGACGTGGCCGATTTCGAAGCGGCGGCCAGCTCCGACGCGGCGGCTGAAAGCTTCGAGCGCATGCGCGAAAGCCTGGCGGGCCGCCAGATGATCGTCGGCGTCGATCGGCTCGACTACTCCAAGGGCCTGGAGGAGCGGTTCCTGGCCTATGAGCGCTACCTGGCCGATACGCCCGAGGCCCGCGAAAAGGTCTTCCTGCTCCAGATCGCCACGCTCAGCCGCGACGCGGTCGAGGCCTACCAGGACCTGCGCAACCGACTGGACGCCGTATCCGGCCGCGTGAACGGCCAGTTCGCGACCTTCGACTGGGTGCCGCTGCGCTACGTCAACAGCCCCTATCGCCGCGATGAGCTGGTCGGCATCTACCGCGCCGCCCGCGTCGGCCTCGTCACGCCTTTGCGGGACGGGATGAACCTGGTGGCCAAAGAATATGTGGCGGCGCAGGACCCGGAAGACCCCGGCGTGCTGATCCTGTCGCGCTTCGCCGGGGCCGCGGCCCAGATGAAGGACGCTTTGATCGTCAATCCGTTCAGTCGCGAGGATGTGGCCGACGCTATTCGACGCGGCCTGGCCATGCCGCGCGAAGAGCGCATCAAGCGCTGGAAGTCCTTGATGGAAGGCGTTCGGCGCGACGACGTCATCGCTTGGCGCGAGAGCTTCGTAGAGGCTCTTTCGGGCGTCGAACCCAAGGGCAGAATGGCTCCCGCGGCCTGA
- a CDS encoding DUF6165 family protein — protein sequence MPIMAPISAGELVDKITILRVKAERIGDVAKEANVRKELALLEAIAAEALVDTAEMADLTAQLQAVNAALWDIEDGKRDCERRRDFGPDFIALARSVYVENDRRAAIKRSINAAAGSDIVEEKSYKPYLAS from the coding sequence ATGCCCATCATGGCCCCGATCTCCGCAGGCGAGCTGGTGGACAAGATCACCATCCTGCGGGTCAAGGCTGAGCGGATCGGCGACGTGGCCAAGGAAGCCAATGTCCGAAAGGAGTTGGCCCTGTTGGAGGCGATCGCCGCCGAGGCTCTGGTCGATACGGCCGAGATGGCGGACCTGACCGCCCAGCTACAAGCCGTGAATGCCGCTTTGTGGGATATTGAGGACGGCAAGCGGGATTGCGAGCGGCGGCGGGATTTTGGTCCGGACTTCATCGCCCTGGCTCGATCCGTCTATGTGGAGAACGACCGCCGCGCCGCGATCAAGCGGTCGATCAACGCTGCGGCCGGCTCCGACATCGTCGAAGAGAAGAGCTACAAGCCCTACCTTGCTAGCTAG
- a CDS encoding diguanylate cyclase domain-containing protein: MSAEVEAKLRGPDAIKLARRALDLMETHQIWPTPLNYEIWVNYVADPDGELARELGALLNSGEVITEAVIEALASKYLAKARLNEQIRDAGDLLGKELELVSKAIKQARRSTAAFGETLSGASKHLDDKTDGATLRLLVDQLSSATRRAQSETEALEQRLTESTAEVERLKEHLEQVRRDATTDGLTNLANRKAFDEELERACSESREGGTILTLALLDIDHFKGFNDTWGHQTGDQVLRYVASVIGRVGAPPRFAARYGGEEFAMIFPGEDAATVTATLEEIRLEVSSRMLKRRSTNEDLGTITISAGLAELRREEAGHGLMERADAGLYASKRAGRNRVTNAETLSVAA, from the coding sequence ATGTCGGCTGAGGTTGAAGCCAAACTGCGCGGCCCGGACGCGATAAAGCTGGCCCGCCGCGCCCTGGATCTGATGGAGACCCACCAGATCTGGCCGACGCCCCTCAACTACGAAATCTGGGTGAACTACGTCGCCGATCCTGATGGCGAGCTGGCGCGGGAACTGGGCGCGCTGCTGAATTCCGGGGAAGTGATCACCGAGGCCGTGATCGAGGCTCTGGCTTCCAAGTATCTGGCCAAGGCCCGCCTGAACGAACAGATCCGGGACGCCGGCGACCTGCTCGGCAAGGAGCTGGAGCTGGTTTCCAAGGCCATCAAGCAAGCGCGCCGCTCCACCGCCGCGTTTGGCGAGACCCTGAGCGGGGCCAGCAAGCACCTGGACGACAAGACCGATGGCGCGACCCTGCGCCTGCTGGTCGATCAGCTTTCCAGCGCCACCCGTCGCGCCCAGAGCGAAACCGAAGCGCTTGAGCAGCGCCTGACCGAATCCACCGCCGAGGTCGAGCGCCTGAAGGAGCACCTGGAGCAGGTGCGCCGCGACGCCACGACCGACGGCCTGACCAATCTGGCCAACCGTAAGGCCTTCGACGAAGAGCTTGAGCGGGCCTGCTCGGAGTCCCGCGAAGGGGGCACGATCCTGACCCTGGCCCTGCTGGACATCGACCACTTCAAGGGCTTCAACGACACCTGGGGCCACCAGACCGGCGATCAGGTGTTGCGTTACGTCGCCAGCGTCATCGGACGCGTCGGGGCCCCGCCCCGTTTCGCGGCCCGCTACGGCGGCGAGGAGTTCGCCATGATCTTCCCGGGCGAGGATGCGGCGACGGTCACCGCGACGCTCGAGGAAATCCGCCTGGAAGTGTCCTCGCGGATGCTGAAGCGCCGCTCGACCAATGAGGATCTGGGCACCATCACTATTTCCGCCGGCCTGGCCGAACTGCGCCGGGAAGAGGCGGGTCATGGCCTGATGGAGCGGGCCGACGCCGGCCTCTACGCCTCCAAGCGCGCCGGCCGCAATCGCGTGACCAACGCCGAGACCCTGTCCGTCGCGGCCTGA
- a CDS encoding SUF system Fe-S cluster assembly protein, with product MDDATPTTTALPQAELDRLTDQLIEKLKTVFDPEIPVDIYELGLIYKVDVSDDKDVKIEMTLTAPGCPVAGEMPGWVHDAVMEIPDLKSCHVDLVFEPPWDQSRMSDEAKLQLNMF from the coding sequence ATGGACGACGCCACCCCGACCACCACCGCTCTGCCCCAGGCTGAACTCGACCGGCTGACCGACCAGCTGATCGAGAAGCTGAAGACCGTCTTCGACCCGGAAATCCCGGTCGACATCTACGAGCTCGGCCTGATCTACAAGGTCGATGTCTCGGACGATAAGGACGTGAAGATCGAGATGACCCTGACCGCTCCCGGCTGCCCGGTGGCCGGCGAGATGCCGGGCTGGGTGCATGACGCGGTCATGGAGATTCCGGACCTGAAGTCGTGCCATGTGGATCTGGTCTTCGAACCGCCGTGGGATCAATCGCGCATGTCGGATGAAGCCAAACTCCAGCTGAACATGTTCTAA
- the sufD gene encoding Fe-S cluster assembly protein SufD, whose amino-acid sequence MTVSQAIAAGDVALLPSRRDEDWRWTDLRGLIRAMPPMSPASDRVFEPGAFGEGDILLVNGVVRGDVKSLIVPAGEQRTVRLRVIADTSQTAHGADLSIWVGEGGDLTLLETYEGFGEGYLTETRLHLTVEANARLERIVLAADAADAVAVSTATVALAEGSRFEQTTLTTGARRQRLETRIAHPGAGASVRMDGGYLLDGQRHADLTTAVAHEGVGGETSQLTKGIVRDQARGVFQGRIVVERGADKTDARMGHHALILSDKAEIDAKPELLIYADDVSCAHGNTVGALDEDALFYARQRGIPDAVARAMLAEAFVGEVVDRITNDEARDVARRWVATHLGAV is encoded by the coding sequence GTGACCGTCTCCCAAGCTATAGCGGCCGGCGATGTCGCCTTGCTGCCGTCGCGGCGGGACGAGGACTGGCGCTGGACCGACCTACGCGGTCTGATCCGCGCCATGCCGCCGATGTCGCCGGCGAGCGACCGGGTGTTCGAGCCCGGCGCGTTCGGCGAGGGCGACATCCTGCTGGTCAACGGCGTGGTGCGCGGCGACGTGAAGTCGCTGATCGTTCCGGCGGGCGAGCAGCGCACCGTGCGTCTGCGCGTGATCGCCGACACCAGCCAAACAGCCCACGGCGCCGACCTGAGCATCTGGGTCGGGGAGGGCGGCGACCTGACCCTGCTGGAGACCTACGAAGGCTTCGGCGAGGGCTATCTGACGGAGACCCGCCTCCACCTGACGGTCGAGGCGAACGCCAGGCTGGAGCGTATCGTGCTCGCCGCCGACGCAGCCGACGCCGTAGCGGTCAGCACCGCCACCGTCGCCCTGGCCGAAGGTTCGCGCTTCGAGCAGACGACCCTGACCACAGGCGCGCGCCGCCAGCGGCTGGAGACCCGCATCGCCCATCCCGGCGCAGGCGCGTCGGTCCGCATGGACGGCGGCTATCTGCTGGACGGCCAACGTCACGCCGACCTGACCACCGCTGTCGCTCATGAGGGTGTCGGCGGTGAGACCAGTCAGCTCACCAAGGGCATCGTCCGCGATCAGGCGCGCGGCGTGTTCCAGGGCCGCATCGTGGTCGAGCGCGGGGCCGACAAGACCGACGCCCGCATGGGTCACCATGCCCTGATCCTGTCCGACAAGGCCGAGATCGACGCCAAGCCGGAACTGCTGATCTACGCAGACGACGTCTCCTGCGCCCACGGCAACACGGTCGGCGCGTTGGACGAGGACGCCCTGTTCTACGCTCGCCAGCGGGGCATTCCGGACGCCGTGGCCCGCGCCATGCTGGCCGAGGCCTTTGTGGGCGAGGTCGTGGACCGCATCACCAATGACGAGGCCCGCGACGTGGCCCGTCGGTGGGTCGCCACACATCTGGGCGCGGTCTGA